One segment of Falco rusticolus isolate bFalRus1 chromosome 3, bFalRus1.pri, whole genome shotgun sequence DNA contains the following:
- the COL8A2 gene encoding LOW QUALITY PROTEIN: collagen alpha-2(VIII) chain (The sequence of the model RefSeq protein was modified relative to this genomic sequence to represent the inferred CDS: inserted 11 bases in 8 codons; deleted 4 bases in 4 codons; substituted 1 base at 1 genomic stop codon), with protein MLSDAVTLLLVVVMVVGLRSAAGGGVAGYAQVKYMQPMVKGPLGPPFREGKGQYLDMPPLLPMDLKGEPGPPGKPGPRGPPGPPGYPGKPGTGKPGMHGQPGPAGPPGFSGIGKPGIPGLPGKAGMKGMPGAKGEPGMRGEQGPRGLPGPPGLPGPAGISVNGKLGPSRVPCPPGFRGEPGPKGEPGSPGERGMKGENGVGKPGFTGAPRERGPLPAPAGPPGPVGVGKPGLDGLPGAPGERVTWPSGWAWCQRGPGPMGPRGPPGLDGIGVPGAAGVPGIQGPMGPKGEPGIRGLPGLPGPTGYGKPGLPGLKGTAGSRGCREPSATRGPGIDGEPGDXGPWHIGPPGPPGSMGLRASTGCLAPKGXVGPSGPPGMPGMRGDQGPNGFAGKPGXPGERGLPGSLGPPPNRPQREPGFIGLPGCRGXRGAWPKGDGGIPGQPGLRGPXGIPGLQGPAGPMGPQGXPGLKGEPGLPGVPGEGKAGEPGMAGPIGPPGMPGTPGXNGPPGPPGPPGPPERPGXFDETGIAGLHLPDGGVEGPCWGTQAGKPQYGRGELSARIAPAFTAILTSPFPASGMPVKFDRTLYNGHNGYNPVTGIFTCPVSGIYYFAYHVHVKGTNVWVALYKNNVPATYTYDEYKKGYLDQASGSAVLELKENDQVWVQMPSDQANGLYSTEYIHXSFSGFLLCPT; from the exons ATGCTGTCGGACGCTGTGACGCTGCTGCTGGTCGTGGTGATGGTGGTCGGCCTTCGCTCGGCAGCGGGAGGCGGCGTGGCGGGCTATGCCCAAGTGAAGTACatgcagcccatggtgaagggacccctgggacccccctTCCGTGAAGGCAAAGGGCAGTACCTGG ACATGCCGCCGCTACTGCCGATGGACCTCAAAGGGGAGCCAGGACCACCGGGGAAGCCTGGCCCACGCGGACCCCCAGGGCCCCCCGGCTACCCGGGCAAGCCGGGCACGGGGAAGCCAGGAATGCACGGCCAGCCTGGGCCTGCTGGCCCCCCCGGCTTCTCTGGCATTGGGAAACCCGGCATCCCAGGACTCCCCGGCAAGGCGGGTATGAAAGGGATGCCTGGTGCCAAGGGTGAGCCCGGCATGCGAGGAGAGCAAGGGCCGAGAGGACTGCCTggccccccggggctgccggggccaGCCGGCATCTCGGTCAATGGGAAGCTCGGGCCCAGCAgggtgccctgccct cccggctTTCGTGGCGAGCCTGGCCCAAAGGGAGAGCCAGGGTCCCCG GGGGAGCGAGGGATGAAGGGTGAAAATGGCGTGGGGAAGCCAGGGTTTACCGGGGCCCCGAGGGAACGGGGGCCCCTCCCGGCCCCAGCGGGGCCCCCAGGGCCTGTCGGCGTTGGT AAACCCGGCCTCGATGGCCTGCCGGGTGCACCGGGGGAGAGGGTGACATGGCCCTCCGGGTGGGCCTGGTGTCAACGGGGGCCTGGCCCCATGGGGCCCCGCGGGCCCCCCGGCCTCGACGGGATAGGGGTGCCAGGCGCTGCGGGGGTGCCAGGGATACAGGGCCCCATGGGACCGAAAGGGGAGCCCGGGATCCGCGGCCTCCCTGGCCTGCCAGGCCCGACGGGCTATGGGAAGCCGGGCTTGCCCGGCCTTAAGGGGACCGCGGGCAGCCGGGGGTGCCGGGAGCCATCGGCGACAAGGGGGCCTGGCATTGATGGTGAGCCGGGCGA CGGGCCCTGGCACATCGGGCCGCCAGGCCCGCCGGGGTCCATGGGCCTGCGGGCAAGCACGGGCTGCCTGGCTCCAAAGGG CGTGGGGCCGAGTGGCCCCCCCGGGATGCCAGGGATGCGTGGCGACCAGGGCCCCAATGGCTTCGCAGGGAAGCCGG TGCCGGGAGAAAGGGGCCTGCCTGGGTcactgggacccccccccaacAGGCCCCAAAGAGAACCAGGGTTCATTGGCCTCCCAGGGTGCCGGGGTTAACGGGGGGCCTGGCCGAAAGGGGACGGTGGGATCCCAGGGCAGCCGGGGCTGAGGGGCC CGGGCATCCCGGGCTTGCAAGGACCCGCGGGTCCCATGGGGCCTCAGG TACCAGGGCTGAAAGGAGAGCCTGGGCTCCCAGGGGTTCCTGGTGAGGGGAAGGCTGGCGAGCCTGGCATGGCCGGACCCATCGGCCCACCAGGAATGCCAGGAACGCCGG TGAACGGGCCACCAGGGCCGCCAGGGCCACCCGGTCCGCCGGAGCGCCCGGG GTTCGACGAGACGGGCATCGCGGGGCTGCACCTGCCGGACGGAGGCGTGGAGGGGCCGTGCTGGGGAACG CAAGCAGGGAAGCCGCAGTACGGCCGAGGAGAGCTCTCTGCCCGGATCGCACCAGCCTTCACCGCCATCCTCacctcccccttcccagcctcGGGCATGCCGGTCAAGTTTGACCGGACTTTGTATAATGGGCACAACGGCTACAACCCAGTCACCGGGATATTCACCTGCCCCGTATCCGGCATCTACTACTTTGCCTACCACGTGCACGTCAAAGGGACTAACGTTTGGGTGGCGCTTTATAAGAACAACGTGCCTGCCACCTACACCTACGACGAGTACAAAAAGGGCTACCTGGACCAGGCCTCGGGCAGTGCCGTGCTTGAACTCAAGGAGAATGACCAAGTCTGGGTACAAATGCCCTCGGACCAGGCCAACGGGTTGTACTCCACGGAATACATCC TCTCCTTCTCTGGGTTCCTGCTTTGCCCCACATAA